One uncultured Carboxylicivirga sp. genomic window, GCCATCTTTATGACCGGCTGCACTTGCCTTACCTGATTACAGAAAGACACTATCCATTCCCGATATTTTCCAACAGTTGCCATAATTGAACAATTAAACGATCAGGAATTAACTTCTATTATGAACACAATTAAAGGTTCGAATCAATAAAAAAATTATTTTTGCGCCTAAAGAGTGAATAACAGAATTTTTTCATTAATTTAATATCGTTAAAAGCTTTTAGGTGGTAAAGATTAAGTATCAGTTTCGAAAAGGTCATATTGAAGCTTATTTCTGGATCCTATCTTTGATATTACTCGCATTTACCAATCCTGAAGCTGATTCCCATTATTCACTTTGCCTTTTTAAAAATCTGGGCTTTGATTTTTGCCCCGGGTGTGGTTTGGGCCATTCTATTGCATTCTTTTTTAAAGGACGCTTTTTAGAATCATGGCAGGCACATCCTATTGGATTTTTAGCGATTGTTATTTTGATTTTTAGAGCCTATAAAATACTTAAACCGGACATTAAACTAAAAACCTTTAATTCGACAAATTATGAATAGAATTTTTACTTTACTACCAGAGGCTGAAAGTGAAGAGGCCATCTTTCTTGAATCATTATTAAAAGACAGTACTGATGATCAGGTTCAGAACTTTATTTTAATCTATCGTGGAAGAAGAAAAGATCCACAAACCATTTTATTAACAGCACTGGTTGGATTCCTGGGAGTATCAGGAATACATCGTTTTTTGGTCAACCAGATAGGAATGGGAATTCTTTATTTATTAACCGGAGGATTGTGTATGATCGGAACCATCGTTGATCTTGTCAATCATAAAAATCTGGCATTTGAATACAATCAAAGAGTTGCTCGAGAAATCAAGATTCTGATATAAAAAAAGGGGCCTTAAGCCCCTTTATATTTATTTGTTTATTTATTAAATATGTATCACTTCGCCATAAGCAGCAGCTGCAGCTTCCATCACAGCTTCCGACATAGTTGGGTGTGGATGCACTGCTTTAATAATTTCGTGCCCGGTAGTTTCAAGCTTACGAGCAGTTACTAATTCAGCGATCATTTCGGTTACATTGGCTCCAATTAAATGAGCACCTAACAACTCACCATATTTAGCATCAAAAATCAATTTTACGAAGCCATCTTTATGACCGGCTGCACTTGCCTTACCTGATGCAGAAAATGGAAATTTACCTACTTTAAGCTCATATCCTGCGTCTTTGGCTGCTTTCTCAGTCATACCAACAGATGCCACTTCGGGTACTGTATAGGTACATCCCGGAATATTTCCGTAATCAAGTGCTTCAGGTTTATGACCTGCAATCTTCTCAACACAAATAATTCCTTCGGCTGAAGCCACGTGAGCTAATGCCTGTCCTGGAACAATATCACCGATTGCATAAATTCCATCAACAGATGTTTTATAGAATTCGTCTACCTTAACACGACCATTTTCAACCACAACTCCCACTTCTTCCAATCCAAGATTTTCAAGATTAGGTGCAATACCTACTGCTGACAATACAATATCAGCTTCCATCTCTTCTTCACCTTTTTTGGTTTTAATAACAGCTTTTACTTTAGCACCTGATGTATCCACTTTAGTTACCTCAGCTCCTGTCATTACATCAATACCAGCCTTTTTAAACGAACGGGCCAATTGTTTTGACACTTCTTCATCCTCAACAGGAACGATGTTTGGCAAATATTCAACCAAAGTAACTTTAGTACCAATGGCGTTATAGAAATAAGCAAATTCACTTCCAATAGCTCCGGATCCTACCACGATCATTGATTCGGGTTGCTTATCCAAAACCAGTGCTTTTCTATATCCAATTACTTTTTCTCCATCCTGTGGCAGATTAGGAAGCTGACGGCTTCGTGCTCCTGTTGCCAATATAATATGATCAGCCTCGTATACTTGTTTTTCACCACCTTCGGCAGTTACTTCCACCTTTTTATTTCCCAATAACTTACCAGCACCTTTAATGACTTCAATCTTGTTCTTTTTAAACAGATACTGTATTCCGCCACTCATTCCTTCAGCAACGCCTCTGCTTCTTTTTACCATAGCAGCAAAATCAGCTTTAGCTTCACCTTCAATTGTCACTCCGTACTCCTCGGCATGTTGTAAGTATTCGAAAACACTGGCACTCTTCAGTAAAGATTTAGTAGGAATACATCCCCAGTTTAAACAAATACCTCCCAACTCAGAACGCTCAACAACAGCTACTTTTAATCCTAATTGTGAAGCCCTGATTGCAGCAACATAACCACCCGGACCACTACCAATGACAATAACATCGTAATTCATATGATTGTGTTTTAATTCTTATTTAGACAAATTTTAAATAGCAAATATATAAAGATATCTATTAACTCAAACAGATACCTGTTACATAACAAATTTATCCACGGGTGGTTTGAAATAAAATGATAAATCTTTCTGAAAACAAAAAAAGGGAGCAAATTGCTCCCTTCTTCTATATTTTAATTGGAATTGCTTAATTCAACAATTCAGCTAATTTCTGATCCAAAGCTTCACCTCTAAGATTTTTCGCAATAATCACACCTTCAGTATCTAACAACAAGGTTGTTGGAATACTTTGAATGCCATATAACTTACCAACTTCTTTTTCAGTATCTCTTACCTGTGTCCAGATTAAACCATCAGCTTCAACAGCTTCCAACCACTTTTCTTCACTGTCATCAACTGATACACTGAAAACTTCAAATCCTTTTTCATTGAATTTTTTGTAAGCAGCCACCACATTTGGATTCTCATTACGACAAGGACCACACCAGCTTGCCCAGAAATCAACTAATACATATTTTCCTTTGAAACTGCTTAAGCTAATATCTTCACCTCCTTTTGTTTTCAAAGTAAAATCAGGAGCAACAGCACCTACTTTTGTAGCAGCTACACTGGCTTCGCGCTTTTCCATTGAATCCAACATTTCTTTTAACTCAACAATATATACATGCTCGGGCATAGCAGCTTCTAATTTCTCAACCAATGGTTTAAGTTCTTCCAAAGGCATCTGCGAACCCATATTAAGCGCCAAAAATGCACCTAATGCGTTACTGGTATTGTCTTCTAAAAACTTCTTATAATAAGCTTGCATATCACCCATGATGCTGTTAGCCTCTTCTTCTAAAACAGCTCTTTTTTCTTGATCCTGAGTCATCTGAGCCTGCATATATTCTTGTTGCAATTGCTGCATACGATCTTTTCCAGGAACACCATCATTAAATGTCTTCCAAAGGTCATTTACAGGTGACCCGGCGATTTCAACATTTGCGATATCCTCTGCATTACCAGTGATTGTAATGTTAGCATTCTCAATAAAGAATTGAATTGGCTGTTGCTGTCCTTCAATAAAAATTAAAGCAAATTCAGGTGCCGCAACTTCACCTTTAAAAGTAAAAGTACCATCCACAATTTTTGCTGAATCCATCAATTCAGGTCTTCCTTTGCGAATATTTTTTAATACAACATTTTCAGCCGTAACACCCTCAAGCGTTCCTGTAATCTGATAATTTTTTGGTTGACAAGAAGCCAACAATGCAACACTTAAGATTGCTAACATCCAATTTTTCATTTCTTCTCTCTTTTATAACCTCGCGGCTTTAGTTATTTAATATTCTTAAAATATGTATCCAACAAATCTTTGGCTGCCATAAAGGAACTCTTTTCATCGTTCAAAACCAATTTTTCATTCAAATCTAAACTATTTTTTATTAGTTCATGATGATAAAAATGATTACGTAGCTGTTCATTAATGCTTTCGTACATCCAATATTTAGCCTGTGATCTGCGGTTTAAGTCAAAGTAATTATTTTTTTTAGTCAATTCTATATATTCCAATACCATATCCCATATTTCAGGGATTCCCTGATGGTACAAAGCCGAACAGGTTTTAACTTCCGGAGTCCAGCCCGATTTTGTAGGTGGGAACAAATGTAAAGCACTTCTGTATTCCGCCTGCGCAAGATTAGCTCTTTCTTTATTGGAGCCATCGGCCTTATTAATAGTTATTGCATCAGCCATCTCCATAATACCTCGTTTAATACCCTGCAATTCATCACCGGCTCCTGCCAACATTAATAACAGGAAAAAGTCAACCATCGAATGAACAGCTGTTTCAGATTGTCCCACTCCTACTGTTTCAATGAATATAGTATCAAAACCAGCGGCCTCACACAAAATTATAGTTTCTCTTGTCTTACGGGCAACTCCACCAAGAGATCCTGCTGAAGGAGAAGGTCTGATGTAAGCATCCTTCTCACCCGATAATTTCTCCATTCTTGTTTTATCGCCCAAGATACTTCCTTTAGAACGTTCGCTTGACGGATCAATTGCCAGTACTGCCAACTTACCCCCATTACGAATAATGTGCATTCCCATCGACTCAATAAAAGTACTCTTACCGGCTCCGGGAACACCTGTAATACCAAGACGAATACTTTTACCTGCATGAGGCAAACACCTTTCAATAATTTGTTGAGCTATCTCCTGATGATCAGGCTTCGAACTTTCAACCATTGTTACAGCTTGACTTAAAACCGTAACATTCCCTTCCATTATACCATTCACATAGTCATCGACGCTTAACTTAGGCTTGCGCTTTTTCAAAAAACGCTTGGCTGCATCAGGATTAACAGAAGGTGCTGACTGCACCCCTTTATTAACCTTCAAACCCTTAAAGGTCGGATCATTTTCTATATGATGATGATCATCAAATGTTGACATTACACTTTTGTTTTTTACACAAAAAGGAGAGCCGGCATCAAACTGACTCTCCCGATATTATCATTAAATCTTACTTATTGAATCGCAACGTTTCCGCTGATTCGCAATAATGTAGTTGTTGTCTTTGGATCGTTGGTAACTACTGTTACTGACTTATTCTGGCGACCGCTCTTACCCGTTGAGTTGAATTCTGCCATTATAGTTGTTTCTTCACCAGGAGCTAAAACAGTTTTTTCCGGCTTGATGGCAGTACATCCGCAAGAAGCTTTAACTTTTCGAATAATCAACTCGCTTTTACCATCATTTTTCACCACAAATTTATGTGTTACTTTATCACCCTGGTTGATATCGCCAAAATTCCAGGTTTTCTCTTCAAAACTAACAATCGGTGCTTTAGCCAACTTTTCAGGAGTCCAGCTATCAAAATCCTCTTCGATTGAAGCGCTTAAAGTCAGTCGATTTTTGTAATCTTTCGTATCATTAAAATTAATAAATACATTATCGGTAACAAATCCCCAGTCATTTTTAGCTGCTGCATCATATGTAGCAGTAATTACACCTGCCTGATTTGGTTGCAGTACCTCAGGAACTGCTTTAATTGTTATATGCTTTGGAACATTAGCAAATGATATTTTCAAAGGTTGATCTGAAGTACTGATAATCTTTAGTTGTTCTGATTTCTTTTGATCAGGCGTCATCTTCGTAAATGCCAGATGCGACGATTCCAAACGGATAACATCCATATTACGTGGATAAATATCCTCCACGGTTTGCTCGCGTGGAATTACATTTCCGGTGATACGTAAAACTACGGTTCCATTTTCAGCATTTGACTGAACGGTAATGGTTTTATTGAAATTACCCGGACGATTTCGTGGATCGAAAATAGCTTTCACTTCACCATTGCCTCCCGGAGGAATAGGTGTCTTTGTCCATTCAGGTGTTGTACAACCACAAGAGGCCTTAACATTATGCAATACCATTGGTTGACCACCATTATTGTTAAACTTAAACACATATTCAACTTTGCCATCCGACTCCTGAATATCACCAAAATCGTGTATGGTTTCACTAAAACTAAGATTTGCTTTTGCATGCTGTGCCATTGAAG contains:
- a CDS encoding DUF2752 domain-containing protein, which encodes MVKIKYQFRKGHIEAYFWILSLILLAFTNPEADSHYSLCLFKNLGFDFCPGCGLGHSIAFFFKGRFLESWQAHPIGFLAIVILIFRAYKILKPDIKLKTFNSTNYE
- a CDS encoding TM2 domain-containing protein, translated to MNRIFTLLPEAESEEAIFLESLLKDSTDDQVQNFILIYRGRRKDPQTILLTALVGFLGVSGIHRFLVNQIGMGILYLLTGGLCMIGTIVDLVNHKNLAFEYNQRVAREIKILI
- the lpdA gene encoding dihydrolipoyl dehydrogenase, coding for MNYDVIVIGSGPGGYVAAIRASQLGLKVAVVERSELGGICLNWGCIPTKSLLKSASVFEYLQHAEEYGVTIEGEAKADFAAMVKRSRGVAEGMSGGIQYLFKKNKIEVIKGAGKLLGNKKVEVTAEGGEKQVYEADHIILATGARSRQLPNLPQDGEKVIGYRKALVLDKQPESMIVVGSGAIGSEFAYFYNAIGTKVTLVEYLPNIVPVEDEEVSKQLARSFKKAGIDVMTGAEVTKVDTSGAKVKAVIKTKKGEEEMEADIVLSAVGIAPNLENLGLEEVGVVVENGRVKVDEFYKTSVDGIYAIGDIVPGQALAHVASAEGIICVEKIAGHKPEALDYGNIPGCTYTVPEVASVGMTEKAAKDAGYELKVGKFPFSASGKASAAGHKDGFVKLIFDAKYGELLGAHLIGANVTEMIAELVTARKLETTGHEIIKAVHPHPTMSEAVMEAAAAAYGEVIHI
- a CDS encoding TlpA disulfide reductase family protein; translated protein: MKNWMLAILSVALLASCQPKNYQITGTLEGVTAENVVLKNIRKGRPELMDSAKIVDGTFTFKGEVAAPEFALIFIEGQQQPIQFFIENANITITGNAEDIANVEIAGSPVNDLWKTFNDGVPGKDRMQQLQQEYMQAQMTQDQEKRAVLEEEANSIMGDMQAYYKKFLEDNTSNALGAFLALNMGSQMPLEELKPLVEKLEAAMPEHVYIVELKEMLDSMEKREASVAATKVGAVAPDFTLKTKGGEDISLSSFKGKYVLVDFWASWCGPCRNENPNVVAAYKKFNEKGFEVFSVSVDDSEEKWLEAVEADGLIWTQVRDTEKEVGKLYGIQSIPTTLLLDTEGVIIAKNLRGEALDQKLAELLN
- the meaB gene encoding methylmalonyl Co-A mutase-associated GTPase MeaB encodes the protein MSTFDDHHHIENDPTFKGLKVNKGVQSAPSVNPDAAKRFLKKRKPKLSVDDYVNGIMEGNVTVLSQAVTMVESSKPDHQEIAQQIIERCLPHAGKSIRLGITGVPGAGKSTFIESMGMHIIRNGGKLAVLAIDPSSERSKGSILGDKTRMEKLSGEKDAYIRPSPSAGSLGGVARKTRETIILCEAAGFDTIFIETVGVGQSETAVHSMVDFFLLLMLAGAGDELQGIKRGIMEMADAITINKADGSNKERANLAQAEYRSALHLFPPTKSGWTPEVKTCSALYHQGIPEIWDMVLEYIELTKKNNYFDLNRRSQAKYWMYESINEQLRNHFYHHELIKNSLDLNEKLVLNDEKSSFMAAKDLLDTYFKNIK
- a CDS encoding DUF1573 domain-containing protein, which encodes MKRIFLILAVALAGVTSSMAQHAKANLSFSETIHDFGDIQESDGKVEYVFKFNNNGGQPMVLHNVKASCGCTTPEWTKTPIPPGGNGEVKAIFDPRNRPGNFNKTITVQSNAENGTVVLRITGNVIPREQTVEDIYPRNMDVIRLESSHLAFTKMTPDQKKSEQLKIISTSDQPLKISFANVPKHITIKAVPEVLQPNQAGVITATYDAAAKNDWGFVTDNVFINFNDTKDYKNRLTLSASIEEDFDSWTPEKLAKAPIVSFEEKTWNFGDINQGDKVTHKFVVKNDGKSELIIRKVKASCGCTAIKPEKTVLAPGEETTIMAEFNSTGKSGRQNKSVTVVTNDPKTTTTLLRISGNVAIQ